One region of Rhipicephalus sanguineus isolate Rsan-2018 unplaced genomic scaffold, BIME_Rsan_1.4 Seq1091, whole genome shotgun sequence genomic DNA includes:
- the LOC125756506 gene encoding uncharacterized protein LOC125756506: MRRCSTSIARLLCALSATLLKPGGVVAEECNATLPWTVSRGTYEDIEDVAFESLMRCPANLHGCSNDLLSCEPGTYVVTCSCAPNCRVYRDCCWDVEFLPEDETEFPEISCVPVQVSTRLIKHVSMVVGCLPSWPQDEVRTACENGHSFNETFHHIPATSINHVTYRNGFCALCNNDVANATFWDAISMGSRKPVRALLPQVVSGDPELYLRPCVSDKPDDACDQHVGEHISGTCKTYYAPISDAENPRYPTYRNVYCATCNGANVSRLSCSQTRQVSNFTVPKRWRPTGQKRPASAHPPNLAAIFKPVVSTPTCYAEHDGHCYIREAPNLKKKDLLMLRRGNRLTNGTIPTHPVGGHNADASPNAYFNVYNYVTVICMSVSVCCLALKVVVFCAYKGSRSFSSKCTLCLSVTLMITQLLYLFTSFVDVHGVECMVVAVLVHYGFLSTFCWTGVLSYDICSNITSAKLSSARDRTLALYTTLSWSLPLVVVASALLVHCLTPDSEVSPRYGTVTCWIGTLWGLVLYFLVPMATLTLFSLFVYLKTVFYIRDIASGAAGVREGQDVNASADCERKRHRTRMALFCRLALIMGAAWMVAFLGTFVPFAEIDVVVNFLVGLQGVYLFVAFKDYRYIWASIAGRQKVAVNGSRGTSQTIVASSKKSCTSE, translated from the exons ATGAGGCGTTGCTCCACGTCGATTGCTCGGTTGCTTTGCGCACTGTCAGCGACACTTTTGAAGCCCGGTGGAGTAGTCGCGGAAGAGTGCAACGCCACCTTGCCTTGGACGGTGTCCAGAGGCACCTACGAGGACATTGAGGACGTCGCATTCGAGTCGTTGATGCGGTGCCCGGCCAACTTGCACGGATGCTCTAACGACCTATTGAGCTGCGAGCCCGGGACATACGTTGTCACCTGTTCGTGCGCGCCAAACTGCAGAGTGTACAGGGACTGCTGCTGGGACGTGGAGTTCTTACCGGAGGACGAGACCGAATTTCCGGAGATCTCCTGCGTACCGGTTCAAGTCTCAACTCGGCTGATAAAGCACGTTTCCATGGTAGTTGGATGCCTGCCATCATGGCCGCAAGACGAGGTGAGGACGGCGTGCGAGAACGGGCACTCGTTTAACGAGACCTTCCATCACATACCGGCGACAAGCATCAATCACGTCACTTACAG AAATGGCTTCTGCGCGCTCTGCAACAACGATGTCGCGAACGCCACCTTCTGGGACGCCATATCGATGGGATCAAGAAAACCTGTCCGTGCACTCCTGCCCCAAGTTGTAAGCGGCGATCCCGAGCTGTACCTGAGACCATGCGTCTCGGACAAACCCGATGACGCGTGCGATCAACATGTCGGCGAGCACATCTCGGGCACGTGCAAGACCTACTACGCACCCATCAGCGACGCGGAAAATCCACGCTATCCCACCTATCGGAATGTGTACTGTGCCACGTGCAACGGCGCCAACGTGTCCCGACTGTCTTGCAGCCAAACGAGGCAGGTGTCCAACTTCACAGTACCCAAGCGCTGGCGCCCCACCGGACAAAAGAGACCAGCTTCTGCCCACCCTCCAAACCTGGCAGCCATATTCAAGCCCGTGGTTAGTACTCCGACGTGCTACGCCGAGCACGACGGTCACTGCTACATCAGGGAGGCCCCGAACCTGAAGAAAAAAGACCTCCTAATGCTACGCCGCGGAAACAGACTCACGAACGGAACGATACCTACTCACCCTGTCGGTGGTCACAATGCCGACGCATCACCCAACGCGTACTTCAATGTCTACAACTACGTAACGGTCATCTGCATGTCCGTGTCCGTATGCTGCCTCGCGCTCAAGGTCGTCGTCTTCTGTGCTTACAAGGGATCCCGAAGCTTCTCGTCCAAGTGTACTCTGTGTCTTTCGGTCACGCTGATGATCACGCAGCTGCTGTACTTGTTCACAAGCTTCGTCGACGTACATGGGGTGGAGTGCATGGTTGTTGCCGTACTCGTCCACTACGGCTTCCTATCGACCTTCTGCTGGACCGGCGTACTGTCTTACGACATCTGCAGCAACATCACTTCCGCTAAGCTCTCGTCGGCTCGCGACCGGACTCTCGCTCTCTACACCACGCTGTCCTGGAGCCTACCGTTAGTTGTCGTCGCCTCGGCTCTTCTGGTGCACTGCCTGACTCCGGATTCCGAAGTATCGCCCAGATACGGAACCGTCACTTGCTGGATCGGCACCCTTTGGGGTTTAGTGTTGTACTTCTTGGTTCCCATGGCAACGCTCACGCTCTTCTCTCTCTTCGTGTACCTGAAGACCGTCTTCTACATCCGCGACATCGCGTCCGGCGCTGCGGGCGTCCGAGAGGGTCAAGACGTGAACGCCAGCGCGGACTGCGAGCGTAAGCGACACCGAACCCGCATGGCGCTGTTCTGCCGCCTCGCGCTCATCATGGGAGCCGCGTGGATGGTCGCCTTCCTGGGCACGTTCGTGCCTTTTGCCGAGATTGACGTCGTAGTGAACTTTCTCGTCGGACTACAAGGGGTGTACTTGTTCGTTGCTTTCAAGGACTACCGCTATATCTGGGCGTCGATTGCTGGGCGCCAGAAAGTGGCCGTTAATGGCAGCCGTGGGACCTCCCAAACCATCGTCGCCTCTTCAAAGAAGAGCTGCACTTCAGAATGA